The genomic DNA GTTGGCAGATAAACTATTAGTCGCCGTCCAGTGTGACAGGAAAAGTTAAGGAGAGACAAAAGTAACCCACAAGCAGACGCGCCGCTCTGCACCTCTCCTGGAGCATGTGTGCTCATTAAATGACTGTGCTTTAATTACTGCGATGTCACTTTacacctctttttttccccccccctggCAACATAATTATTGCCCAATGATCTAAATTCAACTCTCACCTAAAAGTCACATACCCGACGTCCAACGCCAAGAACAGGAACTCAGTCTTTGAGATCTTTGTGCTCCCCCCTCTATCTCAGATTTAACAACCAAAGTCGAAAATACAACGGGAAGAAAGACATTAACATaaaaagggaaattgggaaGGAGGTGGGATGCAGATAAACTCTGATGCATGAATAAAGAGTTTATATAGATTTACAGAAAAGCATCCAGATTAactcatttcaaaatgtgagattaattagTTTATCTATTGACAGCCCTACTAGATTGACATTATTCCAttccatttattattttaaatgaatgtcttTATCGTGGATCCCTCTAGATATTTGTTTAGTGCTCAAGAaacaaatcttttaaaaacaaataaaaactgaattcTCAAGCACAAAGTGTTTTCTGCAATCGGAGCCTCTCACTTCACTAACCACACAATGTCTCTGCGCAGGTAATGTGATTTCACTAAGTGCCGTCCGTGCTTTATATAACATCTGCAGCCTTGCACCTTCTTTCACTTAAGCACTTAAATGCCACGTGACTTCAACTGAAGTCAGAGGGTGCAAAGCGTTCGGGGCTGAGGTCAGACACTGGGTACGGGCCACGCTCATCCATCTTTCTGAAGCCTGTTCCAATATCAAATCACTGGATTTAGCTGGGATTTTTTAAACCCAGGTGAAGCTGCTCACACCTGTGTTTTCTGAGCGTCAACTGAGACTCAGATGTGCCAGAAACAGAAAAAGTTAGAGAAGGAAAAAACCTGTTTAACTCTTCTGTTACCATTCTCTTTGttatatctagaaaattcaaaaactatggactggtggATCTGTccaggatatatatatatatataaaaattctATTATTGTTTCCTTCCCCAGAACAAGTACCACTCACATCCCACACGTCTTACCCTTTGCTGCTATGGGGACTCCATTTATACTGGTGAGCTCCTCAGGGGGTCGCACTTCGATGATGATGTCTCTGCCGCTCTCCAGGCTCAAGTCGCACGACGTGCTGGGTGCAGCCACGTAGAAGGGAATCCCATGGTGCTTCGCGGAGATGGCCAGTTGGTACGTGCCCACCTTGTTGGCCGTGTCCCCGTTGGCAACCACCCTGTCTGCACCCACCACCACAGctgggagaggaagagagaaaatgcAGAGGTCGATGGATAAGCAGCCGATTATAGACAAATGACACAtatttgttctcagaaactcaAATGTTGCCACTAAAAGGCGAGACGGGACCATGTGGTGGAGAAGCGGCATCACTCTCAGCCCGTTTCACAGAAACTGGATGGATGTTTCAGTCACATTGACTCTATTCCCATCACACTTAATTGCATTTACCTCCTCGTCCATGAAGCGTAAAATCATGTATGAGATacattaacacacaaaaaaacaatagtctGCGTTTCCACTGCGTTTTTTCATACGCAAGCAAAAACACGGATGGAGCGAGTGACGACACAGACCTGTGATGTCCATTTCTCTCATGGTGAGAGCCGCCATGCTGTCCGTGATAAGCGTGGCGGGGATTCCCTCCGCCACTGCCTCATACGCCGTCAGCCTGGATCCCTGGTTGTACGGTCTCGTCTCCGTGCAGTACACGCGCTTCAGCCTCCCCAGCGCGTGGAGGCTTCGCACCACgcctacacacaaacacaaacacaaccactcGTTTACAGTGCCAGTCATATTTCAACAATGCTTCTGCGCAGTCACACCCGCGGCCTTCAGTCTCACCCAGTGCAGTCCCATATCCAGCTGTGGCTAGTGAGCCggtgttgcagtgtgtgaggaTGGTCACAGAGTCCCTCGGGACGCCGGACAGGATGTGCTGTGCGCCGTTGTTGCCGATCTTCCTGTTGTCATTGACGTCGCGCTCCAGCATGTCTTCGATCCAGGCAATGACACTGTAGAGAGGTGGGACATTTAGAAGGTCGCACAATGTATAAATCATTGTCAGGATTTATACAGTGTTTCTTTACACCTTTTCCACGGTCACTTTCAAGGGggcatttttaaggttttccaGTAGCTTTCCAGTAGCTTACTGCTGTGTTCACTTATATGAAATACATACATCCActtatttaaccatttaaaaagaGATGGCACACAGTCACTGGCCACACTTGATGCACTGCTTAGTTTATCAGTTGAAAATATCTAATCAGACCCTCACCTGGCAGCAACCTGATGCATTTCAGTGAGTAAACATAGTCAGGATAACCaataattaatcgattattaaccGATTACTTAATGagtcgacaactattttgataagctttttttatgattaaaacaagatttctgaatgtttacgcttcttaaatgtgagtattttctccatttctttgctctggataacaaagaaattattaaaagtgaatcattttggtttgtggacaaatttgagacatttgagacaagacatttgagaacatcatcatttccagatttgacaaacaccgatcaacattctttaaggttttctgacattttatggaccaaaagattaatcaagaaaataatcgacagattaatcatttaagaaaataatcgttagttgcagctctagttgacatagggtgataggcggggtcacaccctgaacaGAACGCCAGTCGatgcagggacacacagagagacaatcaaccactcacattcacaccacacacacacacatacggtcAAAAAaacagagtgtccaattgacctaatccccatattgcatgtttttggactgtgggaggaagccggagaacctggagaaaatacacacacacacacccacacacacacacggggaaaacatgcaaactaaccactacaccaaccgtgtggcccacaaTCGGACTAAAGATAAAAAAATGGCTCCATCTGCCTGTGTGGACATGACCATCAGGTCTACGGTTACAATATGGCTGCATGTTTCTATTTATCCTTCCAtctaaaatgccatttattttcttctccatcTCCCGTCCATGACATCAATGTCTGGTTTCCTCCATTTTGCACTTGTAAAGaatcgaccccccccccccccaccaccaccacttttgTTTGGTCATTTTGGCAGTCGTGGATGCAGATACCGTACCAGTCTGTTATATATTGACTATTCCAGAGTAAAATAGCACAAGCTCAACAGTTAATGACTCATTCTCTATTAGTTTTTAGCTTCACAGTTTCATCATAACATTCACAGCCCACGataagaagaagagagagagtaTATAGGTTTCATCTAAAACCAGGATCAATAGAACTTCTTTTTCCCCATTCATACCGATACTGATCTTAACTCCAGTTATCTGCTGGTATCAGTTCCCGCTCCGACACTGGTGATTTAGGCCGTATTCACACCCAATAGACTGCTAGATTCAGTTCAATTGGGTTGTGTGTTCAACATTCAGCTGGTCCgagtttgttttcacacttcCGCACTTCCAAACAAACGAACAAGGGTTCCAttaagaaggagctggtgtgaacGCAGCCTTATTTCCCCCATAATTAACGTctgtatttcattaaaaaaaacaaaactgtacatTCTGTCAGTCGGTCACATCTGGTTAAACCCTGATCTTCTAAACCAGGACAGGATTCTAATATAACACATCATCGCATCGATGCGTGACAGTTTTACAGTCCTGAGCAAAAAAACACGACACAGGACATTTCTTGTCACACTGCTATTTGCTATGCAGTGTTGCTTTAGGTGTGCGGGCTTCCCAGTTCTCACTTGACGGGTGTCCCGATAactttcacaatttttttcatttttcccccAGAAAGACACCGTCAGCTGGTGTTGGAGCGGGAcgtgcaggagctgcaggtatTATTAGGCAACGGCACCATATTAGCATAGCATGAGCGGAGATTACATCACATTTCCACTCTTGACTGATGACACAGAAGCAGCTGATGTGCTGGTTGTTTGCCGGTAATGAGTCTGTGGGCTTTAATGTTGCCCTGTGGAGGAAATAATAATTTTACCGGCGCAAATGCAGTTCCTCTACAGTCATGTTAACGACGACTTTATGGAACATAAAACAGTGAGCACCTCTCATTTAGAGAacagtgttttaatatttgaaaACCGACCCAAACTCCATGTCCTGTCAATGTTTGGATccacacatttactgtatgtgagcCGGGCGGGTTTTCCCAAGCATAAAATCCAAtatattgctttatttatttcaaagtgggtaCCCACTTTCATTTCCACAAACAATAGAAGAACTAGGTCTATacaattctgttttatttccaagtaggtgtttttctccactttataaAAGGTTGGCTAAgaacagcaatgaaatgtcaacagttttaaCGATCACTATTTTGTATATAGtatatctatattttatgggtcaaatgggttttgcggctccagattaatttatttgggtggagaggtGCACATAAAAGGCTCTTTGCATAGTAAAGGTTCCCCTAACCTTAACCGGTTAATGCCTAACAATAAAATTAATACAACAACTTTGATTCAAACCGTAGCCCTAAGCATGAGTAGTTCCTCAGAGATGAAGGTTCTGCCTCACAAGGACCAGGCTGGACTTTACTGGACGTACTGTATTTGGCCCAAATTCACTCATGGATGCAAGTCCACCGTTCATTCAAAACATGGGAAtccaatccaaaaaaaaaagaaaaaaactatcCAAACATTATCAATATAATGACGACAAGTGACAAGGCTTTTTGTCCAAATTCTGATCATCCAGCTTGGTCTCTGGGTCTCTCGTATTACTGGAGCCAGCTCACCTTTCTCGAAGCTGCTCCGAGTTCTTCTCCATGCTCTCGTTCTCAGCAAACTCCATCAGCTCGCGGGCGGCACGGCCCATGTTGACCGCGGTGGGCCTGGCTGAGGTCAGGTGACACAGAGACTCCCTGATGAAGGTCACAGGGTCATCCCCGCCAACACCTGCCCGCAGCTCCACAGCCAGGCTGAGGCAACCGACGATGGCTATGGCAGGGGCGCCGCGTACCTAAGACACAAGAGAGGACAGTTGGGATCATGGTGAGAATTTTAGGGCTGTACTTTCCTTgtatctgtgtctttgtgtgtgtgtgtgtgagagagtgtgataaATGGCCCATCAAATGATGGGGGTTGGGAAATTGTTTATTCCTTGAAATTTCTGGAAAAACATCATGAGGTCAAGGAAAGATGACGTATAAATATTACGATCATAATTCTCGGGGGGTTAAACATCGGCATATTATTATGACATGAGAAGGAACATGATTAAAACGCAAAGGTAACTATTTCACAATCTGTTTTATCTGCTCTGAAACATTCTTTGTGAAAGGAAAACGTGGTTAAACATAGGGGTGAACAATGAATCAAAGTTTGCTTGAAAGTGCAATATGGTGTAATATGGCGCAATATTTGTTAGtgccaaaatgtgttttaaatataccatattagattaaatattgtcctgatctTGTGTCATCAGAGACAAATGGAAACATCCTGGCTTCACTGGCCACAATACTGCAGCCAGTATACAGTATccacaaaatacattttcattgtgtgctgcaaactgtgtttatgttttggtttggggTCGTGGTCAGTGGTAATTCAACGCAAACGGTGCCAGCAGAGCGGGCTGAACTACgccaaacctaaaaagcctcggTTCCCCTCTCAAATATGGCTCAACCAAAGGAGAACACAATTTCACTTTCTGTCTACGCCTGTCGACGGCACgagaaaactaaacaaataattcaatattgatgaaaataaaatgagcgTGCAATGCTGTTTTCACACCGGATGCAAATTTGTTGCATCACGCCACGGGATCATTTTGTGACGGAATGGGAGCACGGGATGTAAGTCGCcatattttaaacagaagtaacaggcatttattttcaccatcagccaaagaatTGTTGCAACCGTCGCCATGCATAATGCTAAAGTATTGCTGGAAGCGGCTCTCATCCATACTCCCGATTTGAATGGTGAAACTTGCAAAGTTGTGTCCGGCGCCGCATGGCGTGTTGTGTAACCACACAAGGCAACAGTTTcgtctctgcagacgtttccagaACAGATAAAGTGTCGTACAGCTCGAATAATACGTTTCCCCAAGCGGAGTCTGGCCGCTGGCAAGTATGTGACGCCATTCGGAGAATCTCAACGCTGATTGGCCATCGCGATTTGTTGCAAGTGTTCgtctggtgtgaacacagcatagCGGTTATGTATGTAGATGTAACGTCGGTTATTTGGCCTAAATTGTCAAATTTGGCAACCAACATGAACCAAACTCACAGGTATTGCAGTAACTATTTCAAACCCTGAAGGTCTCTGTTGTACATGTTTTCCATTCATCAACTTAAAAATCTCGATCAACTGGTTTCTTCGACTTTCACTTGCGAGCAAAAATCAAACTCAACTTGACTGACGTTTGCCGCAATAACCGTCAATATCAAATGTAATAGAAATATTGCATCACGTGATCATGCAGTTTTTTATGCAGCCGTACTGGAGTCATTTCTCACTCTGTCCCATTAGACTCCATAAATATCATGACATCACACCCCTGCTTATGGTTCATTCCTTCAGtatgacacacacaggtttgcaaaGCTCTTCTATTAAGgacatttccattcatttggatagcctaaaccaggggtctgcaacgTGTGGCTCTAGAGCTACATGTGGCTGTTCAGCCcttctgcagtggctccttgtagctttgaataaaagaaacccaaacatttatttttattctgttttcatttgcttCTATCAAAGTGAACGCctcttatttagagatcaaggtgatgaataaaagtgttttaatatgttGTGCATCACCTCCAATGTCTTGTGTCAAGTGTGACACTGAAAACCCTGTCCTGTCCTTCTTTGGATCCACATATTTGCTGTATGACGGGCAGGTTGTCTCAAACATGAGCTACATACACTCCaaatattgctttatttatttcaaagtgggttacttttcatttcattcgtTTCCACAAACAATAGAAGAACTCCGTTTGACTTCAGAGTCGggttttttcctcttccactTTAAAAGGTTGGctataaacagcaatgaaatgtcaacaaatgttttctttttgtagttcttaatGCAACAAGCTATCATTATTTTGTATAACGCATACCTGTATGAACAACTTATATATGTGACACATCATTTTATGGGTCATATGGGTTTTCACGGCTACAGATTCATTTAATTTGGGTGGAGAGGAGGACATAAATGTCTCTTTTAATAGTAAAGGTTGCAGAATCCCTGGCCTAAACAAAGAGTtgttaaccataaccagttaatgcctaaaccTAAACTTAATAGAACCACTTCAATTCAAACCGGTGCCCTCAGCATGGCCAGCTCCTCAGagatgagattctgcctcacactgaccaggctttggtctccatgaggactacatgTCAGGAAAGGTAACAAATGCACAGGTTGTCCACTCTTGCCAAACTTCATCTCTGTCCATGCAGCAACCCCCTCAGTGTGTGAGCACAACTGTACATGCAGTGAAGGTGTCAGTGAGTGCAGCACCAGAAAACCAGAAGGCAACAAAAACCTGAGCAAAGGTCATTAATAATTCATCAATAATCTCtcccaaagaaagaaagagcaggaggaagagagggaggaggaggaggatgtgggGGTTATATTTGACGGCTTGGTGGCTGTGTGCAGAGACCCAGCTCGTTTCGTTTGCACCTGATTATATGAATCGCATCGaggattgggggggggggggtgtatacATGTTGGATCTGCTGGTGCATCCAAAACTGTGATAGAGGCCGACACGCAGGGGCGCACAGAGCACATGCGTGCAGCGGCGAGAACACaaagaccacagagacacagagagacaagggagacaaaaacacatgcacgaCGACAGGGACACATGCACGAGCTGCAGCTCAGCAGCTCAAAGATCCGA from Solea solea chromosome 10, fSolSol10.1, whole genome shotgun sequence includes the following:
- the mri1 gene encoding methylthioribose-1-phosphate isomerase, whose amino-acid sequence is MTLESIRYRAGSLQVLNQLLLPHQTAYDEIRTVQDAYEAIKSMKVRGAPAIAIVGCLSLAVELRAGVGGDDPVTFIRESLCHLTSARPTAVNMGRAARELMEFAENESMEKNSEQLRESVIAWIEDMLERDVNDNRKIGNNGAQHILSGVPRDSVTILTHCNTGSLATAGYGTALGVVRSLHALGRLKRVYCTETRPYNQGSRLTAYEAVAEGIPATLITDSMAALTMREMDITAVVVGADRVVANGDTANKVGTYQLAISAKHHGIPFYVAAPSTSCDLSLESGRDIIIEVRPPEELTSINGVPIAAKGIDVWNPAFDVTPHQLITGGIITELGVFLPSELQAALTGRLTAL